The following nucleotide sequence is from Archangium lipolyticum.
CCTGCTGGGCAAGGATGGGCGGGTGAGGGTGCTGGACTTCGGTCTGGCCCGCCAGGCCTCGGCCTCCGACGAGCCCCTGCCTCCACAAGGCGAGCAGCCCTGGCCCGAGCGGGTCAATTCACCGCTGGACACGCCCCTGACGCGGGTGGGCCTGGTCATCGGCACGCCGGCCTACATGGCGCCGGAGCTGTACGGCGGAGGCATCCTCGACGCGCGGGCGGACCAGTTCAGCTACTGCGTGGCCCTCTACGAGGCGCTCTACGGTGAGCGGCCCTTCGGGCGTATCCCGGGCCCGCCCTCCACCTGGCGCACTCCGGAGCCTCCCCGGGACGGACGGGTGCCCGCCAGTGTGCGGCGCATCGTGCTGCGCGGGCTCGAGCAGGATCCCTCGCGGCGCTTCCCCTCCATGACGGAGCTGCTCGAGGCGCTCGGCCGCACCCTGCCGTCGCGCCAGCGGCACTGGCTGGTGGCCGCCGCCAGCCTCCTGTTGCTCTCCCTCGCCGTGGGGCTGCCCCTCCAGCAGCGGGCCCAGGCCGAGCCGCCCTGCAGGGGTGCCGCCCGTCGCCTCGAGGGGCTGTGGGATGGGCCCCGTCAGGCGGCGCTCGCCCAGGTCTTCCACGCCACCGGCAAGCCCAACGCGGACGAGTCCTGGACGCGCACGGCGCGGGTGCTGGACACCTACGCGCAGGGCTGGGTGTCCATGCACACCGAGGCCTGCGAGGCCACGCGGATCCGCGGCGAGCAGTCCGACGAGGTGCTCTCGCTGCGCATGGCCTGTCTGGAGCGGCGGCGGCAGTCGCTCCAGGCCCTCGTGGACGTCTACGCCCACGCCGAGCCGGCGCTGGTGGACCAGGCGGCCCGGGCGGCCCACTCGCTGCCTCCCCTGGACGGGTGCGCCAACGTGGAGGCGCTGCGTGCCACCGTCCGGCCACCGGAGGATCCGGCCACCCTGGAGAAGGTGGAGGGCCTGCGGATCCGCTTCGCCCAGGCCCGGGCCCTCTTCGACAGCGGCCAGTTCAAGCCCGCCCTGGAGCGCATCCGGGCCCTCGCCCAGGAGACGGAGGCCCTGCACTACCGTCCGTTGGAGGCCGAGGTGCTCGAGCTGCGTGGCGCCCTGGAGGAGAAGGCGGGGGACTTCCCGGCGTCCGAGGCCTCGCTCCGGCGGGCGGTGTTGGCGGCGGAGGCGGGTGGGCACGACGAGGTCATCGCCTCGGCCTCCGCCCGACTGGTGCGCTCGGGGATGCTCCAGGCCCGGTTCGAGTCCGGTCACGAATGGGCCGAGCACACCCGCGCGGTGCTGGAGCGGATGGGAGGGGATGACCGCATCGAGGCCTTCGTCCTCAACGCGCTGGGGGCCATCTACCTGCGCCAGGACCAGATGGACGAGTCCCTGGCGCACTTCCGCCGGGTGGTGGAGCTGCGCCAGAAGGTGTATCCGCCCGAGCACCCGGAGGTGGCGGCGGCCTACAACAACCTGGGGGCGGCGCTCACCAAGCTGGGCCGGTTCGAGGAGGCGCGCCAACAGCTCGCCCAGGCGCAGTCCATCTACGAGAAGGCCCTGGGACCCACGCATCCGGAGACGGGCAACGCGCTGCACAACCTGGGACGCATGTCGCAGAACCTCGGGGATGACGCGGCGGCCCTGCGCTACTTCCAGGGCGCCCTGGTGGCGCGCGAGGCCGGGCTGGGTCCGGAGCACCCGGAGGTGGGCGCGTCGTTGGGCTCCATGGGCATCAGCTACTGCGCCCTGCGCCAGTACACGGAGTGCCTCGCCGTCGCCGAGCGGAGTCTGGCCATCCGGACGAAGGCCTTCGGGTCCATGCACCTGGAGCTTCCGACCAGCCTGTCGAGGATGGGGGAGGCCCTGGTGGGACTGGGCAGGAATGCCGAGGCGCTGGAGCGCTTCCAGCAGGCGCTGCGGGTGGCGGAGGGCATCAAGACGCCCTATCCCCCCGACATCATCACCGCGTTGGTCAATCTGGCCGAGGCCCTGCGGGCGCGGGGCAAGCGCGCGGAGGCGCTGTCCCATCTCCAGCGCGCCCTCGCCCTGGCGGAGAAGGAGCTGGGACGGGAATCCTCCGACACTGCTTTCGCGCTGAATGCGTTGGCCGACTGGTACCTGGAAGGCGGGCAGCACCGGCAGGCGCTGGAGCACTACCAGCGGGCCCTGGCCATTCGGGAGAAGACGAGCCCGCCGAAGCACCCGGACCTGTTCGGGCTGCTGGCCGGCATCGGGAGGAGCCAGATGGCGCTCAACGCGCCGGCCCAGGCGGTGGCCCCCCTGGAGCGGGCGCTGGAGCTCACGGACTCTCCGCGCATCGGCCCGGAGGCGGCGGCGGAGCTGCGGTTCCTCCTGGCCCAGGCCCTCTGGGACTCCGGGGGAGGCAAGGAGAGCGCGCGGGAGCTGGCCTCGCGGGCGCTCGAGGCGCTCCGGCAGGCGAAGCAGGAGACGGAGGCCTCGCGGGTGACGGCCTGGCTGGAATCTCACGGGGGCCGCTAGCCCGGCTGGCCCACGGCCGGGGGGCGGGATTGACAGAGCATCCGTTAAAACGGATATTGCGTATGTCCGCTACGGCGGACATGGTTCCGCTATTGGAGACGTCATCTGTATGAGCCAGGCAGCCGAAGTGATCAATCTCGAAGAGTTCCGGAAGCGGCGTGAGCCCAGGCCTTCGTCCACTCGGTCGCCCGCCCCCATGAGCCTCTGGACGCCGGTGTGGGTGTGGGTCATGGTCTGGCCTACGTGAAATCGGTCCGGGAAAATACGCCTGCTGGAAAGCAGGAAGAAGAAGAGGCACCCGTGTCCGCGAAGGGCCGGGGAAAGAAGCGGGAGCAGGCCGGGAAGACGGAGGCGCCGCCGCCCGAGGTCCCTTCCTCCGAGGAGGAGTGGGCCTATGAGGTGGCGCACGCCGAGTCCTCGACGGATCTGGCGCCCATCGTTGGCCGCAACCTGCGCCGCCTGCGCACCCACCGGGGTCTGTCCCTGGAGCGGCTCGCCAAGGCATCCGGGGTGAGCCGCGCCATGCTCGGGCAGATCGAGCTGGGGCAGAGCGCGCCCACCATCAACGTCATCTGGAAGATCGCCCGGGCGCTGGGCATCCCCTTCTCGGCGTTGATCAGCACCACGGCCCAGAGCGGCACCCGGTTGATGAGGGCCTCGCAGGCCAAGCGGCTGGCCTCGCATGACGGGAGCTTCAGCTCGCGGGCGCTCTTCCCGTTCGACGAGCCCCGGCGTGTGGAGTTCTACGAGCTGCGCCTGGCGGCGCACGCGGTGGAGCAGGCGGACGCGCACCCGCCGGGGACGCTGGAGAACCTGGTGGTGACGATGGGGACGGTGGAGATCGACCGGGGCGACGAGCACCATGTGCTGGCCGCGGGAGACGCCATCGTGTTCGAGGCGGACGTGCCGCACGTCTACCGCAACCCGGGCAACGTGGACGCGGTGATGTACCTGGTGATGACGTACGCGGAGACGGTCGGCTAGGCCCTGCGCGCGTCCGCTGGAGATACGAAGAGCCGGCGGGCCCCTGGGGCACTCTCGCCGGCTCTCGCGTTTCCGGCCCTACGGGCCCGGTGCTACTTCGCGGTGCACATCATCATGGGCATGCCGTTGCACATCATCATCATCGGCATCCCCATGGCCATCATGGAGTTCATCGCGTCGCAGCAGTCCTTCATCATCTCCATCTGACCCGCGTCCATGGGCATCATCCGGCACATCATGCCGTCCTTGCCCATTTCACAGGTCATCCGGGCCATCATCGGCATGCGCATCATCATGGGCATCATCATGGGCATGCCACCCATCATGGGGTTCATGCCCATCATGGGGTTCATACCGCCCATCATGGGCATGGGCATCATGCCGCCCATCATCGGGTTCATGCCGCCCATCATGGGCATGGGCATGGGCATCATGCCGCCCATCATCGGGTTCATGCCCATCATGGGGTTCATGCCGCCCATCATGGGCATGGGCATCATGCCGCCCATCATCGGGTTCATTCCGGACTGCATCGGCATGGGCATCTGAGTGGCAGGGGTCATGGTTCGGCCTCGTGTGGGTGTGACTGGGAGTGTTGCTCGGGCCAGGGACGGTAGAGAGGGGCGCCTCCCCCGACAACGCGGGGGTGTCTTTTCCTCCGGTGAAACGGAGGTGTCGCTCCAGGCGGCGGAGAGGTGTGTCCGGCAGCGAGCAGGGCCTGGGGCGGATGTGCACTCCCGGGCAGGGGGCTGCCCCCGAGGAGGGCGCCGTGGATTTGCGCTAGAACCTCGCACATGAGCGCAGATCCGCGAGAGGAAGGGCCGGGCTCCTTCCCACCCACGCGTTGGACTCTCATCCGCTCGGCGAAGGCTTCCCCGGAGGCCCGTCGCGCGGCGCTGGAGTCGCTGCTGCGCACCTATTGGCGCCCGCTCTACGTCTTCATGCGCCGCCAGGGGTTGGACTCGGAGGCCGCGCGCGACGCCGTGCAGGATCTGCTCGTGCGGCTGCTGGAGCACGAGTTCCTCGAGCGGCTGAATCCCGAGAAGGGCCGGCTGCGCGGCTATCTGCTGACGGCGGCCCGCAACCACCTCATCCACCGGCACGAGCGCGAGAGCGCGGCCCGGCGTGGGGGCGGGGTGGCATCGTTGCCGCTGGACTTCGAGCTGGCGGAGCGGATCGCCTCCGAGGAAGGGCAGGGACCGGACGAGGCCTTCGAGCGGGAGTGGGCGGCGAGTGTGATGGAGCGCGCGCTGGAGCGGCTGAAGTCCGAGTACGACAGCGGTGCGCGCAGCGGCCCGTTCGCCCTGGTGCTCCAGTTCTTCCGTCCGGGCGAGCCGCCGAGCTACCGGGAGGCGGCGGCGGCGTACGGCATGTCGCTGCCGCAGCTCAAGACGTTCCTGCACCGGGCGCGGGTGCGCTACCGCGAGCTGGTGCGCGAGGAGGTGACGGACACGGTGGGTGCACCCGAGGAGGCGGAGGCCGAGCTGGCGGAGCTGCTGCGGGTGCTGAAGCGATGAGTGCCCGGTGCCCTCGCTGCGGTACGCCGGTGGATGGTGGGCGCCTGGCGGTGTGTCCCGGCTGCCTCCTGGGCGAGGACGTGGAGGACCCCGGGCGCATCGGCTCGTTGGAGTTGGAGGAGGAGATCGGCCGTGGAGGCATGGGCCGCGTCTTCCGCGCGCGCCACGTGCGGCTGGACCGTCCGGTGGCGGTGAAGTTCCTCTCGGGGGAGGCCGCCTCGAGCCCCGAGGCGCAGGCCCGCTTCGCCCGGGAGGCACGGGCGCTGGCGCTGTTGGACCATCCGAACATCGTCCGGGTGCACGACTTCGGAGAGGAGGAGGGCGAGCGCTTCCTGGTGATGGAGCTGGTGGAGGGCCGGTCCCTGGCGGAGCTGCTGCCGCTGCCACCGGCGGAGGCCGTGCGCATGGCGCTCCAGGTGTGCGACGCGCTGGCCTATGCCCATGCACGAGGCGTGGTGCACCGGGACATCAAGCCGGCCAACATCCTGGTGGACGGGGAGGGACGGGTGAAGGTGACGGACTTCGGCATCGCGCGCATCGTGCGCCAGGAGGGGCCTCGGGACACCCTGACCGCCGCGCACACGGTGGTGGGGACGCCCGAGTACATGGCCCCCGAGGCGCTCGCGGGAGCGCCGCCCGAGCCGCGCATGGACGTGTACGCGGTGGGCGTGCTGCTGCACGAGATGGTGACGGGCCGGCCCCCGGTGGCGGGCATGCCGTCGTTGACGGGAGCGCTCGGGGTGGTGGTGCGGAGGGCGGTGGCGCTGGAGCCCTCGCGGCGCTACGCGAGCGCGCGAGCCCTGGGCCTGGAATTGCGGCGGCTGGAGGACGGAGGGGCGGAGGCGGCCCTGCCGCCGGACGAAGCCATCTGGCTGCGGGCGGTGGCGGTGTTGCAGGCGGTGGCGAGCGCGCTGGTGTTGTGGGCGCTGGTGGTGTCGGTGACGCCGCGGGTGCTGGCGTCGCACGAGTTGGATCCACTCACCATGCAACCGGCGGCGAGGCTCGCGGATGGCCGGTGGGTGACGCGGGCGCGCTTCGAGACAGGCCCCATCCTGGGGGCGGTGGCGGGGCTGGCGGTGGCGCTCGCGGCGTACGGGCTGCTGAGGAGACACTGGAGACACGAGGGACTGGACGCGCCCGCCCCGGAGGTGCCGTTGCGCGAGTCCCGGAGCTTCCTGGGCGTGGCGTGCGCGTGCTCGGGGCTGTTCGCCCTGCGTGGCGTGCTGGAGTGGGGGGCGGACATCACCCTGCCTCCCTTCATGCCGCTGGTGGGGGGCTTGCTGGAGTTGTCGGCGCTCTACCTCCTGTGCGTCTCCACCCTGGAGGCGTGGCGCCGCCAGAGGCCGCTCTCCCGCGAGCCCGCGATGTGGGCGGGGCTGGTGCTGATGCTCACGCCGCCGGTGCTCGAGTTCGGCCTCTACCTGTGGCACTGGGTGCCCTGAGCATCCGTTCACGCTCGGGTATCATCGTGTGCGCATGGACACCGAGGGCGACCGCTACGTGTACGAGTACATATCCGGGTCATCGCAATGGCCATCCCTGGTCCGCGCACTTGCAAGGGTGGCCCTGGTGCTACTGTCCGGATGCGCGCTGAAGGGGCCACTGCGGCCTCCACTGGAGGACACGTCGGCGAACACCCATTACCGGCCCTTTACCCCACTGGGGCCCTCGGACACGCTTGCCGAGGACGCGCGTGCCGCCCGGGTGGGCTGGCGCCGCCCAACGTCCAAACCTGCCGCAGTAGACCCTCTGGATGACTGGGAGGCGGAGAGACCCGGCTGGCCGGATGGGGTGGGTGACGGTCGCCCCTACTCCGTACCCATGAGCCTGGACTGGTTCCAGGGCTTTCTCGTGGAGGCAGGAGTGCCCACGAGTGCACTTCCCGAGGACGGACGCACACTCTTCCCCGCGCAGGCGATGGAACTGCTGCCGCACCTGCTCTCCACGCCGGTGACGCTGGGCAACTTCGGCCCGCGGCGCATGGCGGCGCACCTGCTGCTGGAGGTGGCGACGGGCGGCGTCCCGGTGTCACGTGACGAGCTGCACGCGCGCATGCGCCGCTTTGCGCGGTTGCTGGTGGTGCGTCCGGATGGCTACCTGGTGAAGCCCGCCACGGGGGTGGCGGTGCAAAAGGCGGGCGAGGTGGTGCTGGCGAAGGATGGCACTCTGCGCGCCGACCGCTTCGAGGTGGGCCCCTTCTACGCCATGGAAGGCGGACATCTCTTTTCGGTGGATGACGCCCTGGAGGTGCCGCACGGGTCGTTCCCCGTAGGACGTTACGAGCCTGACGACGGGGTGTTGCTGCCAGTGGTGGAGGGGGCCGTGCTGGCGGTGGTGGACACGGTGGAGGGCCTCTACCGGCTCGCCTTCCACCCAAGAGAGACGCTGGAGGGCCTGACCCAGTTGCCGGGAGTGGTGCGCGAGCTGTACGAGAACGCGCCTCAGCGCTGGGATGCGTTTCGCCACAAGCCCTATGCGGAGAAGGTGCGCACCATGTCGCGCCTCGCCACGGGAGCGGTGCTGCTGGTGGGGACCTCGGGGGCGGGCGCCGCGAAGGCGGCCTCCTGGGGTGGTCGGCTGGGCAATGTCTCCATTCCCCTCCTCTCCCTCTCGGGCGATGGCCTGATGGCTGTGCGCTTGGTGGCCTTGCCCGTGGGTGGCGTCGTCAGCGCTGCGGCTCCCGCCCTCGGTGCCACCTATGTGCTGCACATGGCCAACGCCAGAGCTCGGGGAACGGCCGGTAACGGGAGTGCCAATGACCGCACCCATTCCGGGGTGAGCACACGTACCCCGCCAGGTAGATACCGGCTGCACTTCATCGAGCCATGGCGCAAGCCTCAGCTCACCGCTGACGGCAGGATCATTCCGTACAAGGGAACGAGGACTCCACCCGAACCCATCGTGAATCTGGGACGTAATCGTGCCGGGCAGACGGTCTCGGATGGAAAGACCGCCATCGTGTTCGACAAGGATGGCTTTCCTGAGTTCGACACGAGCTTCGAAACTCTCTTGGATGACGTGCACATCGGAAGCAGGGATCGCCTCGCGCACTACAAGGCGGCCAACCAGAAGTTGTTCCAATCCATTCGTGAAGACCCATCGTTGGGGCGTGCTCTCGGGCTGAGCCCGGAAGCCGTCGACAAACTGCCGACATCTACGAAGCCGCCCACTGGCTATTCGTGGCATCACCACCAGGATGTCGGTCGGATGCAGCTCATCATGACAAAATCCCACCTGCTCGCTGCTCCTCACACGGGAGGAATGGCCATCTGGGGAGGAGGCCCGTAGCCATGGCCGTGCGCTGGGAGCCCTATGTCTGGGATGCACCTCATCCCGCGGACCCGCATGAGGTCGAGCTCCTCGAACAGCAGTGGAGCGTGAGATTTCCCTCCGACTACAGGCGTCTCGTTGTGGCACACCAGGGCATGAGTCCCGAGCCCTCTGCTTTCGACGTCGGCTCGGGCAGAGATGTCTTCTGTGTCCTGTTGACGGTCAGCATCGACGAGGAGCGGGACGAGTACTCCCTCCGTTACGTGTACGGCATCCTCGAACCCCACGTCCCAGCGGGCATCTTCCCCTTTGCGCTCACCCCGGGAGGAGAGTTCCTTTGCTTCGACTACCGGGCCTCTCCTGAGCACCCGGCAGTCGTTCTCGTCTCCGTGGAGATGCTCGTTCATTCCGTTGCTGGCAGCTTCAGCGATTTCATGGCCAGCCTGTACGACGCCTGAGCGGGTGATGTTCCAGCCCGCATCCGCCCCGCAACCGCGAAAATTCCTTCCGGTACTCCCTGATGGAAGGGGAGGGCGGCGCCAACCCGCCGAGGGGCACTGGAGCCCCGGGCGACCGCGCTCCCCCGAGGGAGACGTGTCATGGATCCGACGACCCCGGTGCCCGTGTCGAGCCACTTCATGGTGGCGGCCTACCTGCTCTACCTGCTCGTGAGCATCACGCTGACGATGTGGGTGGCGAAGACGCTGCAGCGCAATGGCGCCCACTTCCTCCACGATGCGTTCCTGGGGAAGGAGCGGCTGGCGGACTCGGTGAACCACCTGCTGGTGGTGGGCTTCTACCTGATGAACATCGGCTACGTGGCCCTGTCGCTGAAGGAGTACCAGACCATCTGGACGGTGCAGGAGGTCATCGAGCTGGTCTGCGGCAAGGTGGGCAAGGTGATGGTGGTGCTGGGGGCCATGCACTTCTTCAACCTGTACATCTTCAACCGCATCCGCCGCTCCGGGCACCTGCGCCAGCAGCCGCCGCCCGTGCTGCCGCGCGAGTTCACCCGCGTGTCGGCCCCGGCCCCGGTGCCCGAGGGGGCGTGAGGTGAGTCATGCGTGCCCTCAGCGTGCTGTATGACGAGACGTGCGGCTTCTGCGTGCGCTGTGCCCAATGGCTGCGGGAACAGCGCATGCTGGTGGGGCTCGAGTGCCTCCCGGCCGGGAGCGAGGAGGCAGCGCGGCGGTTCCCCGAGCTGCGCCGGGCCGGCACCGCGCAGGAGTTGTTGGTGGTGGATGACGAGGGCGGCGTCTACCGCGACACCCACGCATGGTTGATGGTGCTGTGGGCGCTGGAGGACTACCGGACGTGGGCGGTGCGCCTGTCCCGTCCCTCGCTGATGCCCTTCGCGCGCAACGCCTTCGAGCTGCTCTCCAGCAACCGCCGGAGGCTGTCCGACTGGCTGCACCTGGAGGACGAGCGCGTGCGGAAGGACCTGGAGGCGCTGGGTGCTCCCGATGCCCCGAAGTG
It contains:
- a CDS encoding serine/threonine-protein kinase; the encoded protein is MAESTIDSICPEENFVREAASGRFPEAEVARLIAHAEKCPACGPLLVRSGTSTAFSAEVPTNVVPAPAPLPESPPREVLPRGALVGRYMVLEKLGSGGMGVVYAAYDPELDRKLALKLLHVESDQVEKGGGQARLLREAQALARLAHPHVISIYDVGTWEERVFIAMELVEGPSLRDWLKQGPRPWREVVEVFVSAGRGLEAAHAAGLVHRDFKPDNVLLGKDGRVRVLDFGLARQASASDEPLPPQGEQPWPERVNSPLDTPLTRVGLVIGTPAYMAPELYGGGILDARADQFSYCVALYEALYGERPFGRIPGPPSTWRTPEPPRDGRVPASVRRIVLRGLEQDPSRRFPSMTELLEALGRTLPSRQRHWLVAAASLLLLSLAVGLPLQQRAQAEPPCRGAARRLEGLWDGPRQAALAQVFHATGKPNADESWTRTARVLDTYAQGWVSMHTEACEATRIRGEQSDEVLSLRMACLERRRQSLQALVDVYAHAEPALVDQAARAAHSLPPLDGCANVEALRATVRPPEDPATLEKVEGLRIRFAQARALFDSGQFKPALERIRALAQETEALHYRPLEAEVLELRGALEEKAGDFPASEASLRRAVLAAEAGGHDEVIASASARLVRSGMLQARFESGHEWAEHTRAVLERMGGDDRIEAFVLNALGAIYLRQDQMDESLAHFRRVVELRQKVYPPEHPEVAAAYNNLGAALTKLGRFEEARQQLAQAQSIYEKALGPTHPETGNALHNLGRMSQNLGDDAAALRYFQGALVAREAGLGPEHPEVGASLGSMGISYCALRQYTECLAVAERSLAIRTKAFGSMHLELPTSLSRMGEALVGLGRNAEALERFQQALRVAEGIKTPYPPDIITALVNLAEALRARGKRAEALSHLQRALALAEKELGRESSDTAFALNALADWYLEGGQHRQALEHYQRALAIREKTSPPKHPDLFGLLAGIGRSQMALNAPAQAVAPLERALELTDSPRIGPEAAAELRFLLAQALWDSGGGKESARELASRALEALRQAKQETEASRVTAWLESHGGR
- a CDS encoding helix-turn-helix domain-containing protein, producing MSAKGRGKKREQAGKTEAPPPEVPSSEEEWAYEVAHAESSTDLAPIVGRNLRRLRTHRGLSLERLAKASGVSRAMLGQIELGQSAPTINVIWKIARALGIPFSALISTTAQSGTRLMRASQAKRLASHDGSFSSRALFPFDEPRRVEFYELRLAAHAVEQADAHPPGTLENLVVTMGTVEIDRGDEHHVLAAGDAIVFEADVPHVYRNPGNVDAVMYLVMTYAETVG
- a CDS encoding RNA polymerase sigma factor — encoded protein: MSADPREEGPGSFPPTRWTLIRSAKASPEARRAALESLLRTYWRPLYVFMRRQGLDSEAARDAVQDLLVRLLEHEFLERLNPEKGRLRGYLLTAARNHLIHRHERESAARRGGGVASLPLDFELAERIASEEGQGPDEAFEREWAASVMERALERLKSEYDSGARSGPFALVLQFFRPGEPPSYREAAAAYGMSLPQLKTFLHRARVRYRELVREEVTDTVGAPEEAEAELAELLRVLKR
- a CDS encoding serine/threonine-protein kinase, whose amino-acid sequence is MSARCPRCGTPVDGGRLAVCPGCLLGEDVEDPGRIGSLELEEEIGRGGMGRVFRARHVRLDRPVAVKFLSGEAASSPEAQARFAREARALALLDHPNIVRVHDFGEEEGERFLVMELVEGRSLAELLPLPPAEAVRMALQVCDALAYAHARGVVHRDIKPANILVDGEGRVKVTDFGIARIVRQEGPRDTLTAAHTVVGTPEYMAPEALAGAPPEPRMDVYAVGVLLHEMVTGRPPVAGMPSLTGALGVVVRRAVALEPSRRYASARALGLELRRLEDGGAEAALPPDEAIWLRAVAVLQAVASALVLWALVVSVTPRVLASHELDPLTMQPAARLADGRWVTRARFETGPILGAVAGLAVALAAYGLLRRHWRHEGLDAPAPEVPLRESRSFLGVACACSGLFALRGVLEWGADITLPPFMPLVGGLLELSALYLLCVSTLEAWRRQRPLSREPAMWAGLVLMLTPPVLEFGLYLWHWVP
- a CDS encoding HNH endonuclease, with protein sequence MPTSALPEDGRTLFPAQAMELLPHLLSTPVTLGNFGPRRMAAHLLLEVATGGVPVSRDELHARMRRFARLLVVRPDGYLVKPATGVAVQKAGEVVLAKDGTLRADRFEVGPFYAMEGGHLFSVDDALEVPHGSFPVGRYEPDDGVLLPVVEGAVLAVVDTVEGLYRLAFHPRETLEGLTQLPGVVRELYENAPQRWDAFRHKPYAEKVRTMSRLATGAVLLVGTSGAGAAKAASWGGRLGNVSIPLLSLSGDGLMAVRLVALPVGGVVSAAAPALGATYVLHMANARARGTAGNGSANDRTHSGVSTRTPPGRYRLHFIEPWRKPQLTADGRIIPYKGTRTPPEPIVNLGRNRAGQTVSDGKTAIVFDKDGFPEFDTSFETLLDDVHIGSRDRLAHYKAANQKLFQSIREDPSLGRALGLSPEAVDKLPTSTKPPTGYSWHHHQDVGRMQLIMTKSHLLAAPHTGGMAIWGGGP
- a CDS encoding SMI1/KNR4 family protein gives rise to the protein MAVRWEPYVWDAPHPADPHEVELLEQQWSVRFPSDYRRLVVAHQGMSPEPSAFDVGSGRDVFCVLLTVSIDEERDEYSLRYVYGILEPHVPAGIFPFALTPGGEFLCFDYRASPEHPAVVLVSVEMLVHSVAGSFSDFMASLYDA
- a CDS encoding thiol-disulfide oxidoreductase DCC family protein — encoded protein: MRALSVLYDETCGFCVRCAQWLREQRMLVGLECLPAGSEEAARRFPELRRAGTAQELLVVDDEGGVYRDTHAWLMVLWALEDYRTWAVRLSRPSLMPFARNAFELLSSNRRRLSDWLHLEDERVRKDLEALGAPDAPKCAPEDGACRLPHGGRCEGCGRPMARGRVACPHCLAEVAGGREQPV